In Neisseriaceae bacterium CLB008, one genomic interval encodes:
- the efp gene encoding elongation factor P codes for MKTAQELRPGNVFMLGTEPMVVQKTEYNKSGRNSAVVKMKLKNLLSGNATEAVYKADEKFEVVVLERKECTYTYFADPMYVFMDTEFEQYEVEADDMGDAINYIIDGMTDVCEVTFYNGKAISVELPTIVVREVEYTEPAVKGDTSGKVMKPARLIGGFEISVPAFVEIGDKIEIDTRSDEFRKRA; via the coding sequence ATGAAAACAGCTCAAGAACTTCGCCCAGGCAACGTGTTTATGTTAGGTACGGAGCCAATGGTTGTACAAAAAACTGAGTACAATAAATCTGGCCGTAACTCTGCCGTGGTTAAAATGAAGTTGAAAAACTTATTAAGCGGTAACGCCACCGAAGCCGTTTACAAAGCTGACGAAAAATTTGAAGTTGTGGTGCTAGAACGTAAAGAATGTACCTATACTTATTTCGCTGACCCAATGTATGTGTTCATGGACACAGAGTTTGAACAGTATGAAGTTGAAGCCGACGACATGGGCGACGCCATCAACTACATCATTGACGGCATGACCGACGTATGTGAAGTGACTTTCTACAACGGTAAAGCCATCTCTGTTGAATTGCCTACCATCGTGGTGCGTGAAGTGGAATACACTGAGCCAGCGGTTAAAGGCGATACTTCTGGTAAAGTGATGAAGCCTGCCCGTTTAATCGGTGGTTTCGAAATCAGCGTACCAGCTTTCGTTGAAATCGGCGATAAAATTGAAATTGACACCCGCAGTGATGAGTTCCGCAAACGCGCATAA
- the earP gene encoding elongation factor P maturation arginine rhamnosyltransferase EarP, giving the protein MVSIKSSWLFCQVIDNFGDIGVCWRLAQDLQSQAPVVLWVDDLVRFQALCPAVDLKQWQQIINGVCVIHWTPETLQHVALAKLPTPTVLIEAFACEVPTMVTAYAQTQNSLWLNLDYLSAEAWAADVHLLPSLQANGMAKYFYFPGFTPESGGLIREQGLIAARDAFCASPSAQAAVRLRLGLPKRREADELTVFLFTYTSAALPLWLRAWQASERPITVWVNPGQSLDSLKPALGLAPEAVVAVGDEYHLGQVRVCVLPFVAQDDFDYLLWLADLNIIRGEDSFVRALWAGKPYLWHIYQQDEAAHLPKLAAFWSAALAAASPALREAHEAVSVALNAAEERGQEDWTHAWSKLLSLLPHWQIMAAEYSRAQAGLPSLRQKLTAFVKNKLE; this is encoded by the coding sequence ATGGTGTCGATAAAAAGCAGCTGGCTGTTTTGTCAGGTGATTGATAATTTTGGTGACATAGGGGTGTGCTGGCGTTTGGCTCAAGACTTGCAGTCTCAGGCGCCTGTTGTGCTGTGGGTAGATGATTTAGTGCGGTTTCAAGCCTTGTGCCCAGCGGTTGATCTGAAGCAATGGCAGCAAATCATTAATGGCGTCTGTGTGATTCATTGGACGCCAGAGACGCTACAGCACGTTGCTTTAGCCAAGTTGCCTACGCCGACGGTGTTGATCGAAGCGTTTGCCTGTGAGGTGCCTACGATGGTGACCGCCTATGCCCAAACTCAGAATAGCCTGTGGCTGAATTTAGATTACTTAAGCGCCGAGGCTTGGGCGGCTGACGTACACCTTTTGCCTTCTTTGCAGGCCAACGGTATGGCCAAATATTTTTATTTTCCGGGTTTTACGCCCGAGTCGGGCGGATTGATTCGTGAACAGGGCTTGATTGCCGCGCGCGATGCTTTTTGCGCCAGCCCCAGTGCCCAAGCGGCGGTGCGCCTGCGTCTAGGGCTGCCAAAGCGGCGTGAGGCGGATGAGTTAACGGTGTTTCTATTTACCTATACATCAGCGGCCTTGCCGCTGTGGCTACGGGCGTGGCAGGCGTCTGAGCGGCCGATCACGGTGTGGGTGAATCCAGGCCAAAGTCTAGACAGCCTCAAGCCAGCCCTGGGTTTGGCACCAGAGGCTGTTGTGGCGGTGGGAGATGAATACCACTTAGGCCAAGTACGGGTGTGCGTTTTACCGTTTGTGGCGCAAGATGATTTTGACTATCTGTTGTGGCTGGCCGACCTCAATATCATCCGTGGCGAAGACAGTTTTGTGCGGGCACTATGGGCGGGGAAGCCTTATTTATGGCATATTTATCAGCAAGATGAGGCGGCACATCTGCCCAAGCTGGCGGCATTTTGGTCGGCCGCCTTGGCTGCGGCGAGTCCGGCTTTGCGCGAAGCGCATGAAGCCGTGAGTGTGGCGTTGAATGCGGCAGAAGAACGAGGCCAAGAGGACTGGACGCACGCTTGGTCTAAGCTATTGTCTTTATTGCCGCATTGGCAGATAATGGCGGCCGAGTACAGTCGCGCACAGGCAGGCTTACCGAGCTTGCGACAAAAATTAACTGCTTTTGTAAAAAATAAGTTAGAATAA
- a CDS encoding ArsR/SmtB family transcription factor, giving the protein MTHPDHHHNSPAPHEPEKVALVHRALSSENLGGVAQLFKALADENRAKIAYALTQTEEMCVCDLAYIIDASVATTSHHLRTLHKQAILKNRKDGKMAYYSLDDDHIRELILIALTHKNEVKP; this is encoded by the coding sequence ATGACCCATCCAGACCACCATCACAACTCGCCAGCGCCACATGAGCCTGAAAAAGTCGCCCTCGTGCATCGCGCACTAAGCAGCGAAAACCTCGGCGGCGTCGCGCAATTATTTAAAGCCTTAGCCGACGAAAATCGCGCCAAAATCGCCTATGCTTTAACCCAAACCGAAGAAATGTGCGTGTGCGATCTGGCCTACATCATCGACGCCAGCGTGGCCACCACGTCCCACCATTTACGCACCCTACACAAGCAAGCCATTTTGAAAAACCGTAAAGACGGCAAAATGGCCTATTACTCTTTAGACGACGATCACATTCGTGAGTTAATCCTGATCGCACTCACCCATAAGAACGAGGTAAAACCATGA
- a CDS encoding heavy metal translocating P-type ATPase yields the protein MTCAHCAGQFEDNLKKLGNVTNATVNFAASKVTVSGSVSLADITKAGAFESLVVHPEGEQPRVFEHKPFWRQPENIKVVIAAVVLLITYVLSKNEAVPEFWVTLGYAATMLIGGLSLFRQGLQNLSKFIFDINTLITVAILGAAIIGEWLEGATVVILFAISEALEAYSMNKARKSIQSLMDIAPNEALVKQGGDWVSTPVEAIGIGDVLLIKPGQKIAMDGVISLGLSTINQAPITGESMPVNKTVGDEVFAGTLNEEGVLEVTVSKAAKDSTLAKIISLVEEAQAQKAPAQQFVDKFARYYTPIIMIIAALIAVVPPLFFGGEWHKWIYQGLAVLVVGCPCALVISTPIAIVTAIGNAAKQGILIKGGIHLEEAGTLKAIAFDKTGTLTEGKPEVTDFIFTGAAPEADTLAIAHDMEQNSQHPLSQAIVRYALQTEVLTQTNISHFQSITGKGIQADIDGITHYIGNPSLFLDNLQQSWSDTLSAQVDALLQEQKTVMIMGTQTAVTAIIAVRDKLRASAPAVLKALHQQGLTTIMLTGDNAQTAAKVASQVGIDEVHANLLPEDKLTKMKALLAKHGKVAMVGDGVNDAPALAAATLGIAMGQAGTDTALETANIAFMKDDLDQLPYTIRLSRKAVRIIKENISFSLIVKLIALLLVIPGWLTLWIAVFADMGATLLVTLNSLRLLRLRDK from the coding sequence ATGACCTGCGCCCACTGTGCCGGTCAATTTGAAGACAACCTCAAAAAGCTAGGCAACGTCACCAACGCCACGGTGAACTTCGCAGCCTCCAAAGTGACCGTGAGCGGCTCGGTCAGCCTAGCCGACATCACCAAGGCCGGCGCCTTTGAAAGCCTGGTTGTACACCCTGAGGGCGAACAGCCGCGCGTATTTGAGCACAAACCATTTTGGCGCCAGCCGGAAAACATCAAGGTTGTCATTGCAGCCGTGGTGCTGTTAATCACCTATGTACTCAGCAAGAATGAAGCGGTACCAGAGTTTTGGGTCACCTTAGGCTACGCAGCCACGATGCTGATCGGTGGTTTAAGCCTATTCAGACAAGGCCTACAAAACCTGTCTAAGTTTATTTTTGACATCAATACCTTAATCACCGTCGCCATTCTGGGCGCGGCCATCATCGGCGAATGGTTAGAAGGCGCCACGGTGGTGATTCTCTTCGCCATCAGTGAAGCTCTTGAGGCCTATTCAATGAATAAGGCGCGCAAGTCGATTCAGTCTTTGATGGACATTGCCCCCAACGAGGCCTTGGTCAAACAAGGTGGTGACTGGGTATCGACGCCCGTAGAAGCCATCGGCATTGGTGACGTTTTATTGATCAAGCCAGGCCAAAAAATTGCCATGGATGGCGTGATCAGCCTTGGTCTATCGACCATTAACCAAGCACCGATCACCGGCGAATCCATGCCGGTTAACAAAACCGTAGGCGATGAAGTATTTGCCGGCACCTTAAATGAAGAAGGGGTTTTGGAAGTCACCGTCAGCAAAGCGGCCAAAGACTCTACCTTGGCCAAAATCATCAGCCTTGTAGAAGAAGCTCAGGCCCAAAAAGCCCCAGCACAGCAATTTGTAGACAAATTTGCCCGCTATTACACCCCGATCATCATGATCATTGCCGCCTTAATCGCCGTCGTGCCCCCCCTATTCTTTGGCGGGGAATGGCATAAATGGATTTATCAAGGCTTGGCCGTACTGGTTGTGGGCTGCCCTTGTGCCCTGGTGATTTCGACCCCCATTGCCATCGTCACCGCCATCGGCAATGCCGCCAAACAGGGCATTTTGATTAAGGGTGGCATTCACCTAGAAGAAGCCGGCACGCTAAAAGCCATTGCGTTTGACAAAACCGGCACCCTCACCGAAGGCAAGCCCGAAGTCACCGACTTTATCTTCACGGGCGCCGCCCCCGAGGCAGATACCTTGGCCATCGCCCATGACATGGAGCAAAATTCACAGCATCCCTTGTCACAGGCCATTGTTCGCTACGCTTTACAAACTGAGGTCCTAACCCAGACCAATATCAGTCATTTTCAGTCGATTACTGGCAAAGGCATTCAGGCCGACATCGACGGGATCACCCACTATATTGGCAACCCTTCGCTCTTCCTCGACAACCTACAGCAGTCTTGGAGTGACACGCTGAGCGCTCAGGTAGACGCCTTATTGCAAGAGCAAAAAACCGTGATGATTATGGGTACTCAAACCGCCGTCACCGCCATCATTGCAGTACGCGACAAACTACGTGCCAGCGCGCCAGCGGTCTTAAAAGCCCTGCACCAACAAGGCTTGACCACCATTATGCTGACTGGCGACAACGCCCAAACCGCGGCCAAAGTGGCCAGCCAAGTAGGCATTGACGAAGTGCACGCCAACCTGTTGCCTGAAGACAAGCTAACGAAGATGAAGGCCTTGTTAGCCAAGCATGGCAAAGTGGCCATGGTGGGAGACGGCGTCAACGATGCGCCGGCGCTTGCCGCCGCAACCCTAGGCATTGCCATGGGCCAGGCCGGTACCGACACCGCGCTAGAAACCGCCAACATTGCCTTCATGAAAGACGACCTAGATCAACTGCCCTACACCATTCGCCTCAGCCGTAAAGCAGTGCGCATCATTAAAGAAAACATCAGTTTTTCTTTAATCGTCAAACTGATTGCGCTATTGCTGGTGATTCCAGGCTGGTTAACCTTATGGATTGCGGTGTTTGCCGACATGGGCGCCACCTTATTGGTCACCCTTAACAGCCTACGTCTGTTGCGGTTACGGGATAAATAA
- a CDS encoding siderophore-interacting protein, producing the protein MRFPETHKTRLRVVAKNHLTPHYVSIVFTADDVARFAHTTLGSNNKIFLPPPGQKDFELPDFDFTTMKWMVQDERQRPIVRTYTHRSIDIDKQTLTIDFALHDGHSTASAWADAAQLGDELGVVMATEAISLVPDNVQHYVFLCDASGLPATAALLERLPASAHAYVIAEVHGPEDELALSSPAQLDIQWLHNADPSQGSAITTALKAHADIARLQDSRFAHIAAEHATVRASRNFLRKEQGWTREECYACAYWQIGRREGESKTPPLMDD; encoded by the coding sequence ATGCGCTTTCCCGAAACCCATAAAACCCGTTTACGCGTGGTGGCCAAAAACCACCTCACGCCACACTACGTCAGCATCGTGTTTACTGCCGATGACGTTGCCCGCTTTGCCCACACAACCTTAGGCAGCAACAATAAAATTTTCCTGCCGCCACCAGGCCAAAAAGACTTTGAACTGCCTGATTTTGACTTCACCACCATGAAGTGGATGGTGCAAGACGAACGCCAGCGCCCGATTGTGCGAACCTACACCCATCGCAGCATCGACATCGACAAACAAACCCTCACCATAGACTTTGCGCTACACGACGGCCACAGTACGGCCAGCGCCTGGGCTGATGCCGCCCAGCTCGGCGATGAGTTAGGCGTGGTAATGGCCACCGAAGCCATTAGCCTAGTGCCAGACAATGTTCAACACTATGTATTCTTATGCGACGCCTCTGGCCTTCCCGCCACCGCCGCCCTATTGGAGCGGCTACCAGCCAGTGCCCACGCCTATGTGATCGCCGAAGTACATGGCCCAGAAGATGAGTTAGCGCTCAGTAGTCCAGCCCAGCTAGACATACAGTGGCTACACAATGCCGACCCGAGCCAGGGCAGCGCCATCACCACGGCCTTAAAGGCCCATGCCGACATAGCACGGCTACAAGACAGCCGCTTTGCCCACATTGCCGCCGAGCACGCCACCGTACGCGCCAGCCGCAACTTCTTACGTAAGGAGCAAGGATGGACGCGTGAAGAGTGCTATGCCTGCGCCTATTGGCAGATCGGTCGTCGAGAAGGTGAAAGTAAAACCCCGCCATTGATGGATGATTAA
- a CDS encoding APH(3') family aminoglycoside O-phosphotransferase yields the protein MPIQPTLPLAFLRHLNSDQPIKWQMDEVGLSSAQVWRGVSQKTAAVWYLKQQATPCLPSDSLLLEAQKLQYFSGLQLAPRAALVMAAAGQEHLLLPCAEGVLLEDLVMSAADTASQTTAIQAYALILRQIHALPIDACPFSQRLADKIPLVQARIEAGLVDAEDVAAENPGHDVASLQREWLSLRPMNEDLVVVHGDYTLSNVFYGPKTGRGQVIDVGRSGVGDRHQDLAIALRELADLGPAAQTLFLQAYGLAPLDEAKRHFYHLMDEFF from the coding sequence ATGCCGATACAGCCTACCTTACCGCTAGCGTTTTTACGCCATTTAAATTCAGATCAGCCCATTAAATGGCAGATGGATGAGGTTGGCCTCTCTAGCGCTCAAGTGTGGCGAGGGGTGTCGCAAAAAACGGCCGCGGTTTGGTATTTGAAACAGCAAGCAACGCCTTGTTTACCGAGCGATTCATTGTTATTAGAGGCGCAGAAGCTACAGTATTTTTCTGGGTTGCAGCTGGCTCCGCGTGCGGCGTTGGTGATGGCCGCAGCAGGCCAAGAGCATTTATTATTGCCATGTGCTGAAGGCGTGCTGTTGGAAGACCTGGTGATGTCTGCTGCGGATACTGCGTCTCAAACCACCGCCATTCAAGCTTATGCCCTGATTTTGCGGCAGATTCATGCCTTGCCCATTGATGCTTGTCCGTTTAGCCAACGTTTGGCCGATAAAATACCGCTGGTGCAGGCCAGAATCGAGGCTGGTTTGGTCGATGCAGAAGACGTGGCGGCAGAAAATCCAGGTCATGATGTGGCCAGCTTGCAGCGTGAATGGCTGAGTTTACGCCCTATGAATGAGGACTTAGTCGTGGTGCATGGAGACTACACGCTCAGCAATGTATTTTATGGGCCCAAAACCGGGCGCGGCCAAGTCATTGATGTGGGACGCTCGGGGGTGGGCGATCGCCATCAGGACTTGGCCATTGCTTTACGTGAGCTGGCGGATTTAGGGCCCGCAGCGCAGACATTGTTTTTACAGGCTTATGGTTTGGCGCCATTAGATGAAGCAAAACGACACTTTTATCATCTGATGGATGAATTTTTTTAA
- a CDS encoding LysR family transcriptional regulator, producing MSNKSLPLIDHVSDLWVFVRVVETQNFTRAAELLGLSRSAIGKSIVRLESRLQTRLLHRTTRQVSVSDEGAVFYQHALRILAEVADAEAVLLQRQLSPNGRLRLAVPATFGRLQVLPIVTAYLAKYPEVSVEVIFADRYHDLIGEGIDVAVRIGGEVDSGLRQRVLAPHRLVTCASPAYLAQYGAPQTPADLAQHEAIVYMHSGRAVAWRFDQAGSDATVAVQGRLRLDSVEAMQAAAESGLGVIQAGAYLVAGAVQAGHLVPILEGHAAIGAPVCAVYPSRHHLTPKVRCFIDMLVTAWQPQPPWLMAPMRAQKSEA from the coding sequence GTGTCTAATAAAAGCCTACCCTTGATTGATCACGTCAGTGATTTGTGGGTATTTGTACGGGTTGTGGAAACCCAAAATTTTACCCGAGCGGCTGAGCTGCTTGGTTTATCACGCTCAGCCATCGGCAAGAGTATTGTGCGCTTGGAATCGCGCTTGCAGACGCGGTTATTGCATCGCACCACCCGTCAGGTCAGCGTCAGTGATGAAGGTGCGGTGTTTTATCAGCATGCGCTACGCATTTTGGCCGAAGTGGCAGATGCGGAAGCGGTGCTATTGCAGCGACAGCTCAGCCCAAATGGCCGACTGCGTCTGGCCGTGCCCGCCACATTTGGTCGTTTGCAGGTGCTGCCGATTGTGACTGCTTATCTGGCTAAATACCCTGAGGTCAGCGTAGAGGTGATTTTTGCGGATCGCTATCACGACCTCATCGGTGAAGGCATTGATGTGGCCGTTCGCATTGGCGGCGAAGTCGACAGCGGTTTACGGCAGCGGGTATTGGCGCCCCATCGCTTGGTAACCTGTGCGTCGCCCGCGTATTTGGCCCAGTATGGGGCGCCGCAAACGCCGGCCGATCTGGCCCAGCATGAGGCGATTGTGTACATGCATTCGGGTCGGGCCGTGGCTTGGCGGTTTGATCAAGCTGGGTCAGATGCGACGGTGGCGGTACAGGGGCGTTTGCGCTTGGACAGCGTTGAGGCGATGCAGGCGGCGGCAGAATCAGGCTTGGGCGTGATCCAGGCTGGCGCCTACCTAGTGGCAGGGGCCGTACAGGCGGGCCATTTGGTGCCGATCCTGGAGGGGCATGCGGCCATAGGCGCACCGGTGTGCGCCGTTTATCCGAGCCGCCATCACTTAACGCCCAAGGTGCGCTGCTTCATCGACATGCTGGTGACGGCTTGGCAGCCTCAGCCACCGTGGTTGATGGCGCCCATGCGTGCACAGAAGTCAGAGGCTTAA
- a CDS encoding MFS transporter, with the protein MSHPHAHQHRNQWSAVLAMAMATFTVITSEMLPIGLLSAIASELNVSTGYAGLSVSAPAILGGLFAPISLLAAGTLDRKHLLCGLLILLVAANLATALAPNMAFMLTARVFVGFAIGGIWSIAGGVAAQLVQPQKIGFATAIIVGGVAAASVLGVPLGTGIGDLFGWRSAFIVMAGLSLMVLWLNIRCLPKLPVTTQVSFSAYRHLMQRPNVLLGLLLTFLLVGGHFMAFTYIRPISLTLLSLQPQWLSLVLLAYGAIGMFSNLLIGYFNSTKIAMLLFVLASSISLALFGLNHLPITSLTRAMLILLLWGAAYGGVSIGLMSWMMRAAPQAIEAVTALYISAFYLAIAVGAFAGGRIMDVKGLSANLNLAALLALAAALLSLWLMRPQRHHGQN; encoded by the coding sequence ATGTCTCACCCTCATGCACACCAGCACCGCAATCAATGGTCGGCTGTTTTGGCCATGGCGATGGCTACTTTTACCGTCATCACATCAGAAATGCTGCCCATCGGCCTATTAAGCGCCATCGCCAGCGAGCTAAACGTCAGCACAGGCTACGCAGGCTTAAGCGTCTCCGCCCCGGCTATTTTAGGCGGCCTGTTCGCACCCATTAGCCTGCTGGCGGCCGGAACACTAGATCGTAAACATTTACTGTGTGGCCTATTGATCCTCCTCGTGGCCGCCAACCTCGCCACCGCATTAGCACCCAATATGGCTTTTATGCTCACGGCGCGCGTATTCGTTGGCTTCGCCATTGGCGGCATTTGGAGCATCGCCGGCGGCGTGGCTGCCCAATTGGTGCAGCCTCAGAAAATTGGCTTTGCCACTGCCATCATAGTGGGCGGCGTCGCGGCTGCATCAGTCTTGGGCGTCCCCCTTGGTACGGGTATTGGCGACCTGTTCGGCTGGCGCAGCGCCTTTATCGTCATGGCTGGCCTTAGCCTCATGGTGCTGTGGCTCAATATCCGCTGCCTGCCCAAATTACCGGTCACCACTCAGGTATCCTTCAGCGCCTATCGCCACCTAATGCAGCGCCCAAACGTACTATTAGGATTGCTACTGACATTCTTGCTGGTAGGCGGCCACTTCATGGCTTTTACCTATATTCGCCCCATTTCCCTCACCCTCCTAAGCTTACAACCACAATGGTTAAGCCTAGTTCTTCTTGCCTATGGCGCCATCGGCATGTTCAGTAACCTACTCATTGGCTACTTCAATTCGACCAAAATCGCCATGCTGCTCTTTGTCTTAGCCAGCAGCATTAGCCTGGCACTCTTCGGGCTTAATCACCTACCCATAACCAGCCTCACCCGCGCCATGCTGATTTTATTATTGTGGGGCGCAGCCTATGGCGGGGTGTCCATTGGCTTAATGAGCTGGATGATGCGCGCCGCGCCACAGGCCATCGAAGCAGTAACCGCGCTTTACATCAGCGCTTTTTATCTGGCCATTGCCGTTGGCGCCTTTGCTGGCGGGCGCATCATGGACGTCAAAGGCTTAAGCGCTAATCTGAACCTCGCGGCCCTACTGGCCCTCGCTGCGGCATTACTGTCGCTGTGGCTGATGCGTCCACAACGGCATCATGGCCAAAATTAA
- a CDS encoding MurR/RpiR family transcriptional regulator has protein sequence MEPVNTNLIKHITEALPTYSRAFTQLAEFILSKPFAVSSMSIEELAKAADVSVATVNRFAHECGFNGYPLFRAELRAVFEKVFEPAEKLRMGALQNHAEDEVVQASFDALASNIAQSKEWLAQKSVQPIIEHLLNAERIFIIGMGVSALHATFMTEILEPFLGPKVQELNNLGGPERAIRKISMLGANDVMIAISLPRYSKSILEMVHLAKAQQAYVVGISDTPTAPLAGQTDVCLFASAEQPVLYASSAALIALIEGLCAAVALQVKQSAERLAQQTESVLPYLYLPTDQP, from the coding sequence ATGGAACCCGTGAACACGAATTTGATCAAGCACATTACTGAAGCCCTACCGACTTACTCGCGCGCGTTTACGCAATTGGCTGAATTTATTCTCAGCAAGCCTTTTGCCGTATCCAGCATGAGCATTGAAGAGTTGGCCAAGGCTGCCGACGTTTCCGTCGCAACCGTTAATCGATTTGCCCATGAATGTGGATTCAACGGCTACCCGCTGTTTCGCGCTGAACTCAGGGCGGTCTTTGAAAAAGTATTTGAACCTGCTGAAAAACTGCGCATGGGTGCTTTACAAAACCATGCAGAAGATGAAGTCGTACAGGCTTCTTTTGACGCCCTCGCCAGCAATATTGCCCAAAGCAAGGAGTGGCTGGCCCAAAAATCTGTACAGCCCATCATTGAGCACCTGTTAAACGCAGAACGAATTTTTATTATTGGCATGGGGGTCAGCGCCTTACACGCGACCTTTATGACTGAAATATTGGAGCCTTTTTTAGGCCCTAAAGTACAAGAATTAAACAATTTAGGCGGCCCGGAGCGCGCGATTCGTAAAATCAGCATGCTCGGCGCCAACGACGTCATGATCGCCATTTCTCTGCCACGCTACTCAAAAAGCATTTTGGAAATGGTGCACTTGGCTAAGGCGCAACAAGCCTATGTAGTGGGTATTTCCGATACCCCTACCGCGCCACTAGCTGGCCAAACCGACGTGTGTCTGTTTGCTTCGGCCGAGCAGCCGGTTTTATACGCATCCAGCGCCGCTTTAATTGCTTTAATTGAAGGCTTATGTGCCGCCGTAGCCTTACAGGTTAAGCAATCGGCCGAGCGCTTAGCCCAACAAACCGAATCGGTACTGCCATACCTATACTTACCGACTGACCAACCCTGA
- a CDS encoding sodium/solute symporter (Members of the Solute:Sodium Symporter (SSS), TC 2.A.21 as described in tcdb.org, catalyze solute:Na+ symport. Known solutes for members of the family include sugars, amino acids, nucleosides, inositols, vitamins, urea or anions, depending on the system.) — MNANVEQFLTPTPGPFIITLLIYFVIIAAIGYVAARQTKNMKDFLVMGGKAGAVVSGIAYFATQYSMSTFMGVPAIAYNNGFAGMSITIPGVAFSMLIPALLVGRKLMQLRQHNNFLTMTDYLADRYQSDTMRVIHAVVMVLFLIALSGAQLVGAGVIVKTFTGYPEWTGVVITGAVVMVYCMYGGMRGAMLTDVLQGSLMVLTAVVTFVMSVRAGGGLEAITSQLVQTSPDHLTHPGAKGEYGFGVYVSMILMWSFFTIGQPTLFTKFFSMKNYSVLFKSVILGTLGMLISATMIEWSGVNAFVSVIGLQGKDADFIVPIMLQQSLNPILASVMIAGIVSAGMSTVSALMVVATGGVSRDIYQKLINPAASDKTVFRLSQVVTVLIGIISIVIGIMKPASIFEIVRFSFGGLGIWVIAVILGMYWRKATTAGVLTGVILGECYYVAVKLGWLSQSFALHLDPLIPAWGFGMIVAMLVSRYTKKVDPSVLARHFSSNT; from the coding sequence ATGAACGCTAACGTTGAGCAGTTTCTGACGCCCACGCCTGGGCCGTTCATCATCACCTTATTGATTTATTTTGTCATCATCGCCGCCATCGGCTATGTGGCCGCACGCCAAACCAAAAACATGAAAGACTTTTTGGTGATGGGCGGCAAGGCTGGCGCCGTCGTATCCGGCATCGCCTATTTTGCCACTCAATACAGCATGAGTACCTTTATGGGCGTGCCCGCCATCGCCTACAATAATGGCTTTGCCGGCATGAGCATCACCATTCCTGGGGTGGCATTTTCCATGCTGATCCCCGCCCTCCTCGTCGGCCGCAAACTGATGCAGCTACGCCAGCACAACAATTTCCTCACCATGACCGACTATTTGGCCGATCGCTATCAGTCGGATACCATGCGCGTCATCCACGCCGTGGTGATGGTCCTGTTTTTGATCGCCCTCTCAGGCGCCCAGCTAGTCGGCGCCGGCGTCATCGTCAAAACCTTTACCGGCTACCCAGAATGGACTGGCGTAGTCATTACTGGTGCGGTGGTGATGGTCTACTGTATGTATGGCGGTATGCGCGGCGCCATGCTGACCGACGTGTTACAGGGTAGCCTCATGGTGTTAACCGCCGTGGTGACATTTGTGATGTCGGTACGTGCAGGCGGTGGCCTAGAAGCCATCACCAGCCAATTGGTGCAAACCAGCCCCGATCACTTAACCCATCCAGGTGCTAAAGGTGAATACGGGTTTGGCGTGTATGTGTCGATGATTTTGATGTGGAGCTTTTTCACCATCGGCCAGCCCACCTTATTCACCAAGTTTTTTTCCATGAAAAACTACTCAGTACTGTTTAAAAGCGTGATTTTAGGCACCTTGGGCATGTTGATTTCAGCCACCATGATCGAATGGTCTGGCGTCAATGCCTTCGTATCCGTCATTGGTCTACAGGGCAAAGACGCCGATTTCATTGTGCCCATCATGCTACAGCAGTCGCTAAACCCGATCTTGGCTTCGGTGATGATTGCCGGCATTGTGTCGGCTGGGATGTCGACCGTATCGGCCCTCATGGTGGTGGCCACCGGCGGCGTCTCCCGCGACATTTACCAAAAGCTGATTAATCCGGCCGCCAGCGACAAAACTGTGTTCCGTCTCTCCCAAGTGGTCACCGTGCTCATCGGCATCATCAGCATCGTCATTGGGATCATGAAGCCCGCCAGTATTTTTGAAATCGTGCGGTTTTCCTTTGGTGGCTTGGGCATTTGGGTCATTGCCGTGATTCTGGGCATGTATTGGCGTAAAGCCACCACAGCCGGCGTCTTGACCGGCGTGATCTTGGGTGAATGTTACTATGTAGCCGTCAAATTAGGCTGGTTGAGCCAGTCGTTTGCTTTGCATCTCGATCCGCTGATCCCAGCCTGGGGCTTTGGCATGATCGTCGCCATGCTGGTCAGCCGCTACACCAAAAAAGTAGACCCAAGCGTCTTGGCTCGTCATTTCAGCTCGAACACATAA